The region TCACTATCTGAATCTAAGATTTAAAGTACATGCCTCTACTTGCCTCTTAGTAATCTCCCCTTTATGGCAGGGACGAGCCCTTTGCCCACCCATATTACTCACTTCCTCTGACCAGCTTCCCGTCTCTGCATGACTGATCTCCTATTGGCTTCTACGTCTCACTCTATCccactggctcctccccctcctccagcatTCATTCTCAAGCCGAACAGTCCCAGTCATCTGTTGCTCTGGCAAccacaggaaacacagagtTAGCCGGGCATCGGTAATGTGCCAACCGCCCATAAATATCCTATTAAAAGATAAAAGCAGACGGTACAGTCCACCAGGGAGGATTATCACAACCGCTAGCTGGCTCAACTCGCACCGTAAGAGGCGCAGGCAGCGCACACACCGACTGCCTTAGAGACAGGCAGCAGTTGCTTAGCGAAGGCACCGGGGGTtgtgagtggagagagagagagagagagagagagagagagagagagagagagtgagcggatggggggggggggggaggtgagctGGAAAGGCAGAAGGAAATAACCGGGGGAAAAACAGAGGGAAGAGAAAGTGGAAATGAACGGCTGATAACCAGCCACATTCAGCTGTCGGTGCTGTGTTTTGAACAGGTTGACGCCAACCGAGAAGGAGAGGCAAGGTAggagtgtgtggtggtggggggggggctgggggctatGTCTGCATCTGAACTGAATTCATAATCAGCAGCTTGCGCCTCTGTCATGTGAGTAACAGCCAAGGGAGggagcgagcaagagagggagagactggagGCAGCTTGCTCACTGAGCACGGCGTTTTTTGGCGGCAGACGGATATACGCGGGAGATGGAGACTTAACAGCCGTAATGGGTGGCAGGCTTCTGCTCCTGCCTCTTCCCCAGACCGCCACGGGCAGGTGGCATTGCTAGCGtggacttcccccccccccacccacccactgtcACATCGCCCAACGTCTCCTCGGCCGCCCCTCCGTGTGGCTCTCCTGCAGCTCCGGTGTATTTATTGTCGTGCTCGAAAGACCCAGGCCAAGCCATGCCCATTTCACACTTTACAATTCCTCCGTCGGTCCCTTCTGATTCCTCCGATGCGTGTCGTTTTTTCCCCCACCGCCCGCCTCTGTGCTGTAGCCTTGCCTATCTGCCCTGCTCTCTCACGgctcttgtttttctctctcgcccTACCGGTAGCCCGTTTCTCTGGGAACCTCTGAACTggtaagcaaaaaaaaaacgactggCTCGGTAGCCACTTTGATGTCCTTATTTGTTGCATCTGTCATGCATGCCGTGATTGTTTTGGGCTCCTGTTTTCTGTATTTCTTTTATTGCCCGGGGTGTAAGCTCAGGTCTAGAGGGCTGCAACCTAGATTTAAACGCAGAATCGTCTCTGTCATACTGATTATAACATGATGCCTGTGCCAATGGTCGCCGTACAGTGACCGCAGTACCTGTTGGCTTCGCGAGTGAACCGCGTCCCAGCTGGAAGCTCAAGCTGGCCTCGCCCCGTTTTTCATACAGCGTGCCAAAGCGAATTAGGGAGATAAAAGCCAGTGACCTCTGAACTTTGCCAGTACCGCCGTGCTTACAAAGGGCGGGACATGAGCGGGCACAGATTACCGTGGCACGGACCAGGTATTGTGTAACGCCCGGTGACGACTTACGAGAGAGGATTTGACACGGAGTAGTAGGGTCAGAGTCCATTTGGATTTCGATGTGAAGCCAAGAGAAAATATGTAATCGCAATGATTTCAGCCACGTTGTGGCATAGTTGACGCATGACAATGTCAAAGCGGTGATGTTGTAAAATTATAACAAACGATGGGTAGATGAACAACACATTGATGTTTGGGAGGTTGCCATCATCATGGGCTACCTCTTCAAGGTCCATTTTAAGGATTGGTTTGAAAACAAATCCTATCCACAGCTGTCATGCCTGTTTTTACTGCCGTAGGTAAAAAGGGATCACAGCAGGGCTTATAACGcaattgttgtattgttttgtttgatttttAAGTCCTTTGATACCATCCTGCTAGCTTCACGGTGGCAATTTCATGGGGAAAGGCTTACATGTTCTTACTGTCAATAGGACGCAGTGTGTCTTATGGAATAATACCCAATGCATTGCCAGAAACACTAAGAAAAGGGAACAGCTGAATAACATTGACACCGATGAACTACCAAACGCCTCCACATGCGCGTTGCGAGCACtgcccacacacgcatgcacacagcacCAGCACTGGAAGTCCAGGGCTCAGTCCCGCTCCCAGCAGCTCTTGTCTCCATGTTAAATATCACACATCACTGCAAATGTGGCTCCAAGTGTTGCCCTTCTGACGAGCTTCATCTTCTCCCTTTTCTCCCCCCTAGGCCTATTGCCAGGATGCCTACCAGCGTAGTCACAACCCGTACAGCGGGAATGCCTGTCACATACCAGAGCCCCCCCCTCTATGCTACCCCCGAGTAGACTGTAAGCCTCCGGCCATGGCCCAGGCCAcggacgccccccccccgtccggGCAGGCGTGCAGGGGCTCCGTGGCGACCTCGGACCTCGGGTACCGCAAGGAGATCACGGTGCCGCCGTCGCCGCCTCGCGCCCCCTACCCAAAGAGCCAGCTGGCGGTGAGCCTGCGCAACGACGGCCTGAGGACCGTCGTGGTGCCCCCCGACGCGGCCCCCGCGGGCCGCATGGGGCCCTCGCACAGGATGGACTACGCGGACCCCGCCTTCCTCCGGGCCCGGCCCCGGTCGGTCTCCCAGTACCCGGCGTCGCGCAAGGCGGACGTCTACCCCGGGGGGCCCGGCCTGGCGCCCTACGGCCTGGCGCCGCCGCCCCACTTCCCCAACAACCACCAGAACATAGACTGGCGCACGTACCAGACCTACCGGGAGTACATCGACAACAAGGGCATCCACACGCACGCCAGCCGCACCATCCAGGAGCGGCTGGACAGCCTGCGCGCCGGCGGCCACAACTCCTTCAGCACGGCGCAGCACGCCCCCCCCGCGGGCTGGGTGCCCAAGGGGGTCCGCCGGCGGAGCACCTCCCACGAACGCTCCTACCACGGCCCCCCGCCGCGCTTCCAGGTGCCCCCGCGCAGCGCCTCCCAGGACCGCATGTGCGGCGCCGAGAGGGCGGCGCAGGCCCGCCACTGGCCGCCCCGCAGCGTGTCCCAGGACGGCCTGGCGCTCAAGGCGCGCTCGCGCTCCACGGACTACGTGGAGGCGGGGGAGCCGGCGTGGCCCGCGgagcggcgcggcggcggctACGGCAGGCCGGACCAGGGCGCGAGGCCCAGCCGGCAGGCGCTCCCCAGGCAGGCCTCGCTTTACCGGCCCTCGGCCGCGTACGGCGCGGGCAACATGCGGGGGCCCCCGAACCCGGCGCACTACGCTCAGGGGCCCGAGGCCCTTCAGACCCGCTCCTCGCCCATGCTCGCCGAGCGGTCCTCGCATCCGGGGCCGTCCGGGCCCCTCGCCGACCAAAGAGCCAAAGCCAACCTCGCGGGACACCTCCCCCAGCAGGGCCGCTCGCGGGCCGAGACCCTCCTCACCGCCACCGCCGGGTCGGGCCGCGAGGCCTCGGCGCTGGGCTACCGGCCGTCGTCGTACTCGGCCCCCCAGCAGCGGCCCCAGAGGCCCAGCATCCTGAAGACTGGGCCccccctgccgccgccgccccaccaccacccccagagCCACATGAACGGAGGGCGGAGCCCCGCGGAGGGCGGGGTGGTCCTCCGGGAGAAGCCCCCCTGCGGGAAGACGCCCAGCCCGCTGCGCCACCCCTCCTACATCCTGGCGGTGAACGACGACGGGGacccggcggcggggggcgtGGCGGCGTGCTGGCTGCCCAACGACACGCGGCGGGAGATCCACATGCGGCGGCTGGACGAGCAGCGGCAGGCCTCCTGCTCCAGCAACCTGGACGAGTCGCTGGACGCCATCCCCTTCATCGGTAAGGGGGTTGTCACGGCAACAGCGGCGGGGGCCCGCGCGTACTCCTCCTCCGTAGTAGTAGCGCCGTGGCTCCGGTGCTACGGAGCTCGTTTTAGCGAGCGTGTATTTTTAGCTttagtcttgtttttttaataatgcgGTGTGAGTCTGTAGGGCATTTTGGTGAAAAATTCATCAGTCGTGAGCTGAAAAAGACGTGCGTGTGTCCACAAACATGCATAATATAGTGTAATTGTAGCCGATTTCTAGTAAGCCTTTATTTATAGCTCtaaaatgtttataatgtagTGCATATTTTATAGCTCATTTGGGAGAAATGTGAAACTTTCCGttgtgaggcacacacacacacacacgcacacacacacacacacacgcacgcacgcacgcacgcgtgtaAATATCTTATGAGCAGTCATGTATGAAGGCAGGGCCGCTGTGCGGCTGCGCTTTGAGGGCAGATGTGTGAAAACATTacactgcaggggggggggggggagttggtcTGAGTCGCATACATCCAGGGTTATATTTAGACGCTGTCAACACCTCCGGCATGATTCATCAATGTGGGTTTGTGATTGATAACTCTGGAGAATTCACCGATGTTATTATGTGGTGTTAATTATATGCTACTtgctatttttctttttttttcggtCTGTAATTATCGTCCCTTGATTATACTACTTAAAAGAACTTGGGTTGTGGGTTTCCAAAGCGGTTGTCGATGACCGTGTTTTCTCATTGGACAATTATATTATCAACGTTGTTTACAATATGTTCCAAAAAAGTCTTCTCAAAACACCCGGCCCTAAGACAATCGTCCAATAGGATGAAAGAAAACGGAGTGAGTCCCGCCCTCTCAGTCCAACCCGTGTGGTGGCCCCCTACGTTGGTCTATCCTACCACTTGTTGTGGGGTGCCGTAGGAGACGTCGGTGAGCAGATCCACGGCCCAGGTGCACACAAAGCGTGCGGTGACAGCGGTGCTGCTGCCCCACACTCCGAccccctcacgcacacacacacacacacacccccacacaccccatctccagcaccaccaccctggGCCCCGTGCCCGGACCCTGGAGAACAGAGCTCCGATTGACCAGGCCTCCGGGTCCCCATCAATGAGTCACTTGAATGGCCGCTGGTCTTGGCACCGTGTCGTGTGAGGTCAGCCCGAGTTCCCATGGCCCGGATGGCAGCCTCCGATTGGTCAGATCGCCGTGTCCTAGCCTAGGCGACACCACGGGtcactttctattttttttttctcgttcGGTTAACAAGACATATTTTTTTCCGTCGGTTGGAATGCGGCCATGTTTTGCTTTGCTCAGTGAGGAGGAATCCGGGGCTTGACCGAGGCGGTGGGCGAGCCAGAGTTTGCTGTGTCATTCCAAGATTCAGACGAGGGATGACGGCCGCGGGCCGTTTATCCGGTAGCCGACATTTGCTAGTTTAGGCGTCGTGCAAAACCTCTCGCTGGCACCTCTCCATGCCGGGGCCAGGGTGGGCTGGCGGTGGCCGATGAAGGGACCCGCGGTTAGATGAGGCCCTGGACAGGGGAGCCTGTGTCCCCGGCCGCTGTACCATGCTGCTGGTGGAGAGGCTGGGCCGCCGGCAGAGCCCCTGGCTGTGGTGGCTGTGGTCGGACCAGGTGGCCTGGTGCAGCGTCTGCGACGACTGTGAGTGTCAGTATCTGCAGCTGGAGGAACCCGGTACGTCTCGACCGCTCCCATGCATCTGCCATGAGGGGTTGACGCCTTAATCTAGTAGTCGGGGAaaatagatttaaaaaaaaaagcatgtttatttttatttttattgtgtatATTCTAACACAGAGTATCCCAATCGGTAACCCGTTTTGCTGACTTTTACACTACATTTGTAAATATGTGACCACCGGCATCCCACTCAGTGGAGATGACCAGCGAGAGATCAGACGCAGGCCATGTTCACAGTTTGTGTGCGTCATGTTGTCTTGCCTTGGGACTGGCGTGCACCCTCTGGTGTCAGTGGTCGAGATGGAGTGGTGTGACTTCGGTTGTTGGACTAGATAAAAGTTAGAAAGTTGTGGACGCACCTGCGGTGCGGAATCCGAGTGGGGTTGGCGCGTGATCTCCTATTGTGCTCTGCTCACACCCCCTCTTCCTCATATGCTCTGTTTCAAGGCTTCCCAGGCTGAAAGTAGGACATTTGCTTTTAAATTTAGCTCCCAGAGCCCCCAAGGCTGTAGAGAGCAGCTCTGCACTCTGAGCTCTTCAGGCACCGCCGTGCCAAGAGTGGGCGGTGTCGGAGAGCAGAgaacttcctctctccctcgcacTCTCTCCTACAGAGCATGTCAGCACAGGATCCGTCGTCCTGATGGGGCTGCGTGATTTGTGTGGCGCCGTCGCCAGCCCTGCGGGGCCGCATGTCCAGCGCGTTATCCCTTAATAGCGCTGCGGACAGCACAGTAGCTGATTATGGGCAAAGCATCAAAACCCTGACCCAATTCACAGGGCTGGGTTGCGGTCGGCCATGCAGCTGTTGTGCCCTAAGCTGTGAGCCATCCGCCGTGAGCGTGTGCCATAACGTGATGTCACGCGCCGTGTGATTCACAGACGAGCCGGCCAGCCCCAGCGTCGACCGCGAGGTCACTTCCATCCCTGCTGCGGCGGTGATATCAGTGGCCCCGGCCCAGGCCACCGCGCCACCAAGCCCGGCCACGCCGTCGCCTCTCATTCGACGCCAGCTGTCACATGACCAAGGTAAGAGCTGTTTTGGAGATGGGTGGCCCGTGTGGCAGCGACCACAGGAGGGCTGAAACGGTTGGTCGAGTCAACAACGAGTCGGTCGACagactgattgattgattaatcGTGTAAGTCGCTTATCAATTACTGACAATGAACATCTGCTGCTTATTGTTGCGGTTGGGTTCAAATATTTGGTTCATGGATCATTGCTAAACGAATATTTGGGTTATTCTTGGCTGCTTGCCAGATAAAGGAAGCACATTTGAGACACTTGACACTCAAAACTCTTTTTGGCAATtgctattattaataaatattttatagaCAAAATGATTAATTGATCAATCGAGAAAATATTCATAAGATTGACCGACTGAAAATGATCATCATTACTGCAGTCCTACACCGCCCTCAATGGTACGTTGTCAGGCATACAGCTGGCTTTACTCTCCTGAAGAGAGACCTCTTTTGGCAGAAATCCAGTCTCTTTCTATGATGCAACACCAAAGATCAATATACATTATCCTGCGGCCAGTTGCTGCTATGCATCTCAAGCTAGTTGTTTAATCCCTGCTCCTCAGTCTTAACCTCACTCCGTACCGCTCGGCATGGGAAGGTCAACTGCTTATCTCCCTCCCTGGGGACCTGTGCATGCCCTCGGTTGGAGGCACTCATGCAGCATTCATATCTCCGTAGTGGTCTCCGCTGGCAGTCCCAGTTGTTGACTTTGCGCCCAAGCCAAACACGGGACAATCCTATTAACTGGCTGACACCATAAGACACGGGCTGGATGCTCGGAACGCAAACGGCTCTGCGCATTACTTTCACTGCCTGCATTCTCATTTACCCCACGGTCAtacgaacgtgtgtgtgtgtgtgtgtgtgtgtttaatgtgtgctTAATGTGTGACCTTTTTCCAGAGTCCCTCAGAAATGCCCTGCTGGAGTCCGACGCCGCCGGTAAGACGGAGCGCTCCAAGTCTTATGACGAGGGCCTGGACAACTACCGGGAAGAGCGTGGACGGTGAGAGTCCTGGGGGATCTAATCACGGGATCTCATTGGTCCACACGGAAGCCGGTCTGATGTAATCTGGCGTAAccacattttgtttatttacctcctccctttctccctccctttctccctctctctcctcctcttcagccGTGCCTCCGGGAAACACATGCCTAGCTACCGGGGCCTGAGGAAGGTGAGTGTCTTCAGCTATGAAGGGTGGACTgataaagttatttttttctgattCGAATGCACCGTTTGGAGGTCATGGCATGTTCAATCCTAAATTGTGTTTCCAGGAAGCGTTTCTTTGTAAAGACTCGTATTCATTTTATGATTAGATATCTTCATCGGCTTCCTGGAACAATGTCGGTGTCCTCATGGTCTGTGTTTCACCCGTTCTGCGGGGCTTTGTTCGTGACGTCGCCTCATCCCCGGCTGTGCCTTCACTTGCAGACTCTGGACGGTCACAAGTCCGACGACTCGAGCTCGCGGCGGGACTCCTCGTCCGACGTCTTCCCCGACTCTTCCAAAGAAGGCTGGCTCAACCTGCGGCAGCTGCTCACGGATAAAAGCAAGGTGCGTGCACGGCCGCGCCGACCACCGCGCAACCGACGCATAAAAGCCTCATCAACCCGTCCTCCACACACCACCGTGCGGGGAGTaaccctcccttctctcttcctGCGTCGGCGTAGCGCGCCGGGGGCGGGATGAAGTCGTGGAAGCAGACGTACGGCGTGCTGCGCGGCCACTCCCTCACGCTGTACAAGGACAAGAAGGAGGGGCTGTCCCACGCCTCCTCGCAGTCGGACGAGGACCTGCAGCCCATCTGCGTCAAGGCCTGCCTGATCGACATCTCCTACAGCGACACCAAGCGCAAGAACGTGCTGCGGCTCACCACGTCGGACTGCGAGTACCTCTTCCAGGCGGAGGGCCGCGACGACATGCTCTCTTGGATCCGGGTCATCCAGGAGAGCAGCAACCTGGACCAAGAGGTggggttctgggggggggggtgcactgACTAGACGGTATCACGACCGTGCGGACCTTCGATCAGGGGACATTGTCTTGAACTCGTTGTAGCTCTGCGCCTTATGGAGAGACGGGTCACTGTTGGACGCGTCGGTTTGGATTTGGTCTGTAGTGGGCGTTAATGTAAAATGAAAACCTTCTTTACACGATTTATTTCCTTCATACCAGACCTACCCAGTGTTTCGATATACcaatttggtttgtttttattgacTGATGGTATACATAGCCTGTTAGACCAGAACGCAGCGTGAGTCGATTACCCTGTCACTCGTATTGCTTCACGCCTGCCACATTGTCGACTTGTCTGATTGATTACACTGCAACGTTTCAGAACACGTCTTTCACAAGCCAGGACCTGATCAGCAGAAAGATCAAGGAATACAACACCATGATGAGGTACGGagaagccgccgccgccccctagTGTCCAGCCACGGCACCGCGCCTCCACACTGACAGACCCCCACTGTGTTCCTCtgattgacgtttgattgacacctGTTGCAGCGCACCCAGCAGCCGATCGGAGCCCTCCCCCAAGGCGTCCCGCCAGTCCCTCAGCCTCAAGCAGGCCTTCCTGGGGCCCAAAGGAGAGGGCAAGGGCCACAGCCCACACTCGCCCAAAACAGGGGACGACAGAAGATCTGCTAGGGGTAAGGGGCACGCTGTCACACCTGGTattgtagagagggagagagggggggtccccTGAGCGCACTAACTCGGGTTGTGTGTTCCCCCGCCACTCCAGATGACTCCAGCCCTCCGCGGGACCGGGCCAGCTGGAAGATGGGCATCCCGGGCCTCATGAGGAAGCCCTTCGAGAAGAAACCGCCCGCGGGCGCCTCGTTCGGGGTGCGGCTGGACGACTGCCCCCCCGCCATCTCCAACAGGGTGAGTGAGCGGTCGCGCCGTTACGATCGTTAGCGGGGGGGTGAGTgctggtttgtttttgttttatgtggaAAAAAAATCGCATACATCTGCACTTTGTGTGTTTCCGCGgtagcagcctctagtggccTGAGTCGGAGCTACGCTTGTAGCTGTGTCGTTTTCAGGTGGTTGCTGTTTTCTGAGGTTTTTCCCTCGGCGGGGGTTTAAGTGGACCACAATAAAACGATTTACAGAGTCATATTCCCGCGATGGATTGTGCTTTCTAATGGAGTAAaccgttttgtttgtttttcctaaGTGAATGTGGAATGCATCCGACTCCTGAGAGAACCACTCCACAGCTGCAGTGTTGGTAAACCTGTTGTTGTCCCCATCCATTgaccctgctgtgtgtgtgtgtgtgtgtgtgtgtgtgtgtgtgtgtgtgtgtgtgtgtgtgtgtgtgtgtgtgtgtgtgtgtgtgtgtgtgtgtgtgtgtgtgtgtgtgtgtgtgtgtgtagtttgtgcCCCTGATCGTGGAGGTGTGCTgtaaggtggtggaggagcgggGCCTAGAGTACACGGGGATCTACAGGGTCCCCGGGAACAACGCCGCCATCTCCAACATGCAGGAGGAGCTCAACAGCAAGGGCATGAACGACATCGATGTTGAGGAGGACGTGAGTTCACACATGCACAGCGCACGCACATGTttgcatgcaggcacacacactcacaaacgtgCGACCGCATCCGTGTCCCATTTAGTCAGAAATATTATGGACAATATTGTATTCTTCAAAGTACACAATATTTTCTTCTCACTCTTCtttctcttatttttttctttcttcattttAGAAATGGCGGGACCTCAATGTTATCAGTAGTCTGCTGAAATCCTTCTTCCGGAAACTTCCAGAACCTCTGTTTACAAATGGTGAGTCGATTCTCGGAAAACATTGACAATCGACTATTTAACCAACATATCGTCATCTTATTGGTGTTTTGCCGGTGCGTCTGTCTGTGAACCTGACCCGTGACTCTACTTATTTTTCCCTCAACCCGTAACAGAAAAATATGCAGACTT is a window of Gadus macrocephalus chromosome 8, ASM3116895v1 DNA encoding:
- the arhgap21b gene encoding rho GTPase-activating protein 21 isoform X5; this encodes MAQATDAPPPSGQACRGSVATSDLGYRKEITVPPSPPRAPYPKSQLAVSLRNDGLRTVVVPPDAAPAGRMGPSHRMDYADPAFLRARPRSVSQYPASRKADVYPGGPGLAPYGLAPPPHFPNNHQNIDWRTYQTYREYIDNKGIHTHASRTIQERLDSLRAGGHNSFSTAQHAPPAGWVPKGVRRRSTSHERSYHGPPPRFQVPPRSASQDRMCGAERAAQARHWPPRSVSQDGLALKARSRSTDYVEAGEPAWPAERRGGGYGRPDQGARPSRQALPRQASLYRPSAAYGAGNMRGPPNPAHYAQGPEALQTRSSPMLAERSSHPGPSGPLADQRAKANLAGHLPQQGRSRAETLLTATAGSGREASALGYRPSSYSAPQQRPQRPSILKTGPPLPPPPHHHPQSHMNGGRSPAEGGVVLREKPPCGKTPSPLRHPSYILAVNDDGDPAAGGVAACWLPNDTRREIHMRRLDEQRQASCSSNLDESLDAIPFIDEPASPSVDREVTSIPAAAVISVAPAQATAPPSPATPSPLIRRQLSHDQESLRNALLESDAAGKTERSKSYDEGLDNYREERGRRASGKHMPSYRGLRKTLDGHKSDDSSSRRDSSSDVFPDSSKEGWLNLRQLLTDKSKRAGGGMKSWKQTYGVLRGHSLTLYKDKKEGLSHASSQSDEDLQPICVKACLIDISYSDTKRKNVLRLTTSDCEYLFQAEGRDDMLSWIRVIQESSNLDQENTSFTSQDLISRKIKEYNTMMSAPSSRSEPSPKASRQSLSLKQAFLGPKGEGKGHSPHSPKTGDDRRSARDDSSPPRDRASWKMGIPGLMRKPFEKKPPAGASFGVRLDDCPPAISNRFVPLIVEVCCKVVEERGLEYTGIYRVPGNNAAISNMQEELNSKGMNDIDVEEDKWRDLNVISSLLKSFFRKLPEPLFTNEKYADFIEANRAEEAVERLKELKRLIYELPEHHYETLKYLLLHLKKVAENCETNKMEPRNLAIVFGPTLVRTSEDNMTNMVNHMPDQCKIVENLIQQCDWFFSQEATDEPDTSADQESTVQSQPVPNIDHLLSNIGRTAASPGEVSGGGVFTDCSLVSLHTDSACSDSSRSKGLWGPGKDQCSREMLRSSFFVSRKRKKPKTQPSSSDDDLDAAYPKKELPPSPWSPGGPAGEAEGPRGTDLVDAADGRGGGGSPEGRGDAVDGKDSRSSSLLSQPSPPPSPRRASPSPPPRATPSPYASPPHSPALGYPTKAPSLYDDAVSDLGTMNSTSSQASGPPRARRGRAPGPQPPEAAEVCSITSDYSTTSSMTFLTGAELCALGPEARSVSGSRGGGGGGGEDDADDERSELISEGRAMETDSECDLSVFTSGKEEPAAEEAGPAAAAQGAPEAMRPLPFHRLIECDTLSRKKASAARQKTDSESSLDAAGEPGRLSRAAAAAAAGRSTGSLSSSSRSESEKAEPPPWRLKITERLKCRLRTSVDDMFGVGGQRAAEGGRAKKKNIRRRHTMGGQRDFGELSVLGEWQQAGSRAELSAVDRLRPKCSSQDFSIRDWIARERHRTSNPEVSLDLGEAPAPAPGPGPASASELLPQRREAAPGKSLSLSATAHPHKLSGAQVVQSRFYQCL